In the Mytilus trossulus isolate FHL-02 chromosome 1, PNRI_Mtr1.1.1.hap1, whole genome shotgun sequence genome, one interval contains:
- the LOC134694485 gene encoding uncharacterized protein LOC134694485 isoform X2: protein MLNVFKENVWNIMYGKDDHSNCDDEVEITPSKKPDKPVHEVKTYSVLPPPADYTPAEPLEDNNGEDEPSDSSSSSDSEKPARKRKRKNRRHTEKCKKEKSHEYDTSDIKLTKNQKRKLKKKRRKEKQKNVDKSVTFSFIPSEDNQISAKTTSNNEIQDKVGDLSNFFDAVWDVYKLQEMEKSVEQQEVFDELNKSLSLLDVHNKEMESQLNIIHNIKRLILLGDVNSAGDLMSSMTSDGCFMSEGVYNLIISLFEYWMKDISGKG from the exons ATGCTTAATG TCTTCAAAGAGAATGTATGGAATATTATGTATGGGAAGGATGATCATTCTAACTGTGATGATGAAGTTGAGATAACTCCATCAAAGAAGCCTGATAAACCAGTACATGAAGTAAAAACCTACAGTGTTCTTCCTCCTCCTGCAGATTATACCCCAGCTGAACCACTGGAAGATAACAATGGAGAAGATGAACCATCAGATTCCTCAtcaa GTTCTGACAGTGAAAAACCAGCAAGAAAAAGGAAAAGGAAAAACAGAAGACacacagaaaaatgtaaaaaggaaaaaagCCATGAATATGACACAAGTgacataaaattgacaaaaaatcaaaagagaaaattaaaaaagaaaagaaggaAAGAGAagcaaaaaaatgttgataaaagtGTTACATTTTCTTTCATTCCCTCCGAAGATAATCAGATTTCTGCTAAAACAACAAGTAATAATGAAATACAAGATAAAGTTGGTGACTTATCAAACTTCTTTGATGCTGTATGGGATGTGTATAAACTTCAAG AGATGGAAAAATCAGTTGAGCAGCaagaagtttttgatgaattaaataaatcacTGAGCTTGTTAGATGTTCACAACAAGGAGATGGAAAGTCAATTAAATATCATACACAATATCAAAAGATTAATTTTACTTGGTGATGTGAATTCTGCAGGAGATTTAATGTCTAGCATGACATCTGATGGCTGTTTCATGTCTGAAG GTGTGTATAATTTGATCATCAGTCTTTTTGAATACTGGATGAAGGATATTAGTGGTAAAGGATGA
- the LOC134694485 gene encoding uncharacterized protein LOC134694485 isoform X1, whose translation MERNTVFKENVWNIMYGKDDHSNCDDEVEITPSKKPDKPVHEVKTYSVLPPPADYTPAEPLEDNNGEDEPSDSSSSSDSEKPARKRKRKNRRHTEKCKKEKSHEYDTSDIKLTKNQKRKLKKKRRKEKQKNVDKSVTFSFIPSEDNQISAKTTSNNEIQDKVGDLSNFFDAVWDVYKLQEMEKSVEQQEVFDELNKSLSLLDVHNKEMESQLNIIHNIKRLILLGDVNSAGDLMSSMTSDGCFMSEGVYNLIISLFEYWMKDISGKG comes from the exons ATGGAGAGAAATACgg TCTTCAAAGAGAATGTATGGAATATTATGTATGGGAAGGATGATCATTCTAACTGTGATGATGAAGTTGAGATAACTCCATCAAAGAAGCCTGATAAACCAGTACATGAAGTAAAAACCTACAGTGTTCTTCCTCCTCCTGCAGATTATACCCCAGCTGAACCACTGGAAGATAACAATGGAGAAGATGAACCATCAGATTCCTCAtcaa GTTCTGACAGTGAAAAACCAGCAAGAAAAAGGAAAAGGAAAAACAGAAGACacacagaaaaatgtaaaaaggaaaaaagCCATGAATATGACACAAGTgacataaaattgacaaaaaatcaaaagagaaaattaaaaaagaaaagaaggaAAGAGAagcaaaaaaatgttgataaaagtGTTACATTTTCTTTCATTCCCTCCGAAGATAATCAGATTTCTGCTAAAACAACAAGTAATAATGAAATACAAGATAAAGTTGGTGACTTATCAAACTTCTTTGATGCTGTATGGGATGTGTATAAACTTCAAG AGATGGAAAAATCAGTTGAGCAGCaagaagtttttgatgaattaaataaatcacTGAGCTTGTTAGATGTTCACAACAAGGAGATGGAAAGTCAATTAAATATCATACACAATATCAAAAGATTAATTTTACTTGGTGATGTGAATTCTGCAGGAGATTTAATGTCTAGCATGACATCTGATGGCTGTTTCATGTCTGAAG GTGTGTATAATTTGATCATCAGTCTTTTTGAATACTGGATGAAGGATATTAGTGGTAAAGGATGA
- the LOC134694476 gene encoding serine/threonine-protein kinase mos-like: MQIKSKQNLCSVVKDKKYSSSSLKGLNQCQHILRKYKLFRKKLGQFAKRIVMPVLVHKEKKRDEFKRPHAIVSSRHRNTSLKKEEVVLGRLLGTGGFGSVYRGKYKDSTVAVKVMHRVTKNPAAQLESFKAELNTIGFDHENIVKTITATSLDAFDQGAWIVMEYAGHRTLQSLIDDDSVSLGPCRRVKFSQQIAEALKYAHDMKIVHLDLKPANILITPDGRCKVADFGCSQKVEIDTGIVSPTQRSILTGTFAYRAPELLKGEAPSKRADIYALAVIMWQLLSRQTPFSNENQHVVIFGVVAYGQRPKHPEIDVDPFEESYRDLYSQCWLPCALDRPTAGEIAELLNIWRGYM; encoded by the coding sequence ATGCagataaaaagtaaacagaATTTGTGTAGTGTTGTTAAAGACAAGAAATATTCTTCAAGTTCACTGAAAGGACTAAACCAATGCCAACATATTTTACGGAAGTACAAACTTTTCCGTAAGAAGTTGGGACAGTTTGCTAAGAGGATTGTAATGCCTGTTTTGGTACATAAAGAAAAGAAGAGAGATGAATTCAAACGTCCCCATGCTATCGTTAGCAGCAGACACAGGAATACATCCCTTAAGAAGGAAGAAGTTGTCCTCGGACGCTTACTTGGTACAGGAGGATTTGGATCAGTTTACAGAGGTAAATACAAAGATTCTACTGTGGCCGTCAAAGTAATGCACAGAGTGACCAAAAATCCGGCAGCACAACTGGAAAGCTTCAAGGCTGAGCTAAATACGATAGGATTCGACCatgaaaacattgtcaaaactATCACAGCTACATCTTTGGATGCTTTTGATCAAGGTGCTTGGATTGTTATGGAGTATGCTGGACATCGGACATTGCAAAGCCTTATAGATGACGATTCCGTTTCCCTCGGACCATGTCGCAGGGTCAAATTTTCTCAGCAGATTGCAGAAGCTCTAAAGTATGCACATGACATGAAAATTGTTCATCTGGATTTAAAACCAGCAAACATTCTCATAACTCCAGATGGCCGATGTAAAGTTGCAGACTTTGGTTGCTCCCAAAAAGTTGAGATTGACACGGGGATTGTCAGTCCAACACAGAGGTCCATATTGACTGGTACTTTTGCTTACAGAGCTCCAGAACTATTAAAAGGTGAAGCTCCGTCTAAGAGGGCAGATATTTATGCATTAGCTGTCATAATGTGGCAATTGTTAAGTCGACAGACCCCCTTTAGTAACGAAAATCAACACGTAGTTATTTTTGGCGTGGTAGCATATGGACAGAGACCTAAGCATCCAGAAATTGATGTTGATCCGTTTGAGGAATCGTATAGAGACTTGTATTCACAGTGTTGGCTACCATGTGCTCTAGACCGACCAACGGCTGGAGAAATTGCGGAATTGTTGAACATATGGAGAGGTTACATGTAA